In the genome of Ensifer adhaerens, one region contains:
- a CDS encoding glutamate synthase (NADPH/NADH) small chain yields MGRLEPGIHSGRLSPAEYEKNFSELHPVFSDHEALVASDRCYFCYDAPCMTACPTSIDVPLFIRQISTGNAIGAAKTIFDQNIMGGMCARVCPTETLCEQACVRNTAEERPVEIGRLQRYATDKAMNAGKQFYTRPASNGKSVGVVGAGPAGLAAAHRLAMHGFNVTVYDHREKAGGLNEYGIATYKATDDIAQKEADYILSVGGIDVLDGEMLGRDFTLADLKAKHDAVFLGIGLGGVNALTVEGTHEFGVVDAVEFIANLRQAETKADVPVGRRVVVIGGGMTAVDAAVQAKLLGAEEVTMCYRRGQEHMNASLYEQELAASKGVLIRHWLAPKTVLSHGGHVTGITMAYTHLENGLLKETGHTVDIACDQILTAIGQTLDIAGLDTIKIEKGKIVIDEEGRTSVGGVWAGGDCATGGEDLTVSAVAMGRDAAMSIIKSLA; encoded by the coding sequence ATGGGACGACTGGAACCTGGGATCCATTCCGGCCGGCTTTCGCCCGCCGAATACGAGAAGAATTTTTCCGAACTGCATCCGGTCTTTTCGGACCACGAAGCGCTGGTTGCCTCGGATCGCTGTTATTTCTGTTATGACGCGCCGTGCATGACGGCCTGTCCCACCTCCATCGATGTGCCTTTGTTCATCCGTCAGATTTCGACGGGGAACGCCATCGGTGCTGCCAAGACGATTTTCGACCAGAACATCATGGGCGGCATGTGTGCCCGCGTCTGTCCCACCGAAACGCTGTGCGAGCAGGCCTGTGTGCGCAACACCGCCGAGGAGCGCCCGGTCGAGATCGGCCGCCTGCAGCGGTATGCGACCGACAAGGCGATGAACGCCGGCAAGCAGTTCTACACGCGCCCGGCGTCCAACGGAAAGTCGGTCGGCGTCGTCGGTGCGGGGCCTGCGGGTCTTGCTGCCGCGCATCGGCTGGCCATGCATGGCTTCAACGTGACGGTCTATGACCATCGCGAAAAGGCCGGCGGCCTCAACGAATACGGCATCGCCACCTATAAGGCGACGGACGACATTGCCCAGAAGGAAGCCGACTATATCCTCTCCGTTGGCGGTATCGACGTGCTGGACGGTGAGATGCTGGGTCGCGATTTCACGCTGGCAGACCTCAAGGCCAAGCACGATGCCGTTTTCCTTGGCATCGGCCTTGGCGGCGTCAACGCGCTCACCGTTGAAGGCACGCATGAATTCGGGGTCGTCGATGCCGTAGAGTTCATCGCCAACCTCCGCCAGGCGGAAACGAAAGCTGATGTCCCGGTCGGCCGCCGCGTGGTCGTCATCGGCGGTGGCATGACGGCGGTGGATGCCGCCGTTCAGGCAAAGCTCCTTGGCGCCGAAGAGGTGACGATGTGCTACCGGCGCGGCCAGGAGCACATGAATGCCTCGCTCTACGAGCAGGAACTGGCTGCCTCCAAGGGCGTGCTGATCCGTCACTGGCTGGCCCCGAAGACCGTGCTCAGCCATGGCGGTCACGTCACCGGCATCACGATGGCCTATACCCATCTCGAAAACGGACTGCTCAAGGAAACCGGCCACACGGTCGATATCGCCTGCGACCAGATCCTGACGGCCATCGGCCAGACGCTGGACATTGCCGGTCTCGACACGATCAAGATCGAGAAGGGCAAGATCGTCATCGACGAAGAGGGCCGAACCTCCGTTGGCGGCGTCTGGGCCGGCGGCGACTGCGCAACCGGTGGCGAGGACCTGACCGTCTCCGCCGTCGCCATGGGCCGCGATGCGGCCATGTCCATCATCAAGTCTTTGGCTTAA
- a CDS encoding dihydropyrimidine dehydrogenase (NAD+) subunit PreA: MADIRNNFVGIKSPNPFWLASAPPTDKAYNVERAYAAGWGGVVWKTLGEEGPPVVNVNGPRYGAIWGADRRLLGLNNIELITDRPLQVNLQEMKAVKKKWRDRALIASIMVPCEEDAWKAILPLVEETEADGIELNFGCPHGMSERGMGAAVGQVPEYVEMVVRWCKQYTRMPVITKLTPNVTDVRRPARAAKNGGTDAVSLINTINSITGVDLDTCSPTPSIDGKGTHGGYCGPAVKPIALNMVAEIARDPETYGLPISGIGGVTTWRDAAEFLMLGAGNVQVCTAAMTYGFKIVQEMITGLDAWMDEKGYATLDDFRGKAVPNVTDWQYLNLNYIAKAHIDQDACIKCGRCHIACEDTSHQAITNMVNGVRHFEVIEEECVACNLCIDVCPVENCITMVEKQPGDIDKRTGKVVSADYANWTTHPNNPMAKVAAE; the protein is encoded by the coding sequence ATGGCTGATATCCGCAACAATTTCGTCGGCATCAAATCGCCCAATCCGTTCTGGCTCGCCTCTGCGCCGCCGACCGACAAGGCCTACAATGTCGAGCGCGCCTATGCCGCCGGCTGGGGTGGCGTGGTCTGGAAGACGCTGGGTGAGGAAGGCCCGCCGGTCGTCAACGTCAACGGCCCGCGTTATGGCGCGATCTGGGGCGCCGACCGCCGTCTTCTGGGCTTGAACAATATCGAGCTGATCACCGATCGCCCGCTACAGGTCAACCTTCAGGAAATGAAGGCCGTGAAGAAGAAGTGGCGCGACCGGGCACTCATTGCCTCGATCATGGTGCCCTGCGAGGAGGACGCCTGGAAAGCGATCCTGCCGCTGGTCGAAGAGACCGAGGCCGATGGCATCGAGTTGAACTTCGGCTGTCCGCACGGCATGTCCGAGCGCGGCATGGGTGCCGCCGTCGGGCAGGTGCCGGAATATGTCGAAATGGTCGTGCGCTGGTGCAAGCAATATACGCGCATGCCGGTCATCACCAAGCTGACGCCCAACGTCACCGATGTACGCCGTCCGGCCCGCGCCGCCAAGAACGGCGGCACGGATGCCGTATCGCTGATCAACACGATCAACTCGATCACCGGCGTCGATCTCGACACCTGTTCGCCGACACCCTCCATAGACGGCAAGGGTACGCATGGCGGCTATTGCGGCCCGGCGGTGAAGCCGATCGCGCTCAACATGGTCGCCGAAATCGCCCGCGATCCGGAGACCTATGGCCTGCCGATCTCCGGCATCGGCGGCGTGACGACATGGCGCGATGCAGCCGAGTTCCTGATGCTGGGCGCCGGCAATGTGCAGGTCTGCACGGCTGCCATGACCTACGGCTTCAAGATCGTGCAGGAAATGATTACCGGCCTTGATGCCTGGATGGACGAGAAGGGCTATGCCACGCTCGACGACTTCCGCGGCAAGGCCGTGCCGAACGTCACCGACTGGCAGTACTTGAACCTCAACTACATCGCCAAGGCGCATATCGACCAGGACGCCTGCATCAAGTGCGGCCGCTGCCACATCGCTTGCGAGGACACCTCGCACCAGGCGATCACCAACATGGTCAACGGCGTGCGCCACTTCGAGGTCATCGAAGAGGAATGTGTCGCCTGCAACCTCTGCATCGATGTCTGCCCGGTCGAGAACTGCATCACCATGGTCGAGAAGCAGCCCGGCGACATCGACAAGCGCACCGGCAAGGTGGTTTCGGCAGACTATGCCAACTGGACGACGCATCCGAACAACCCGATGGCGAAGGTCGCCGCGGAGTGA
- a CDS encoding EamA-like transporter family protein, whose product MSQVKTAHNAHATGREKWMAHLAMLSFALLISGSFSLGGIAAKYAPSAAINALRYILSVGVMWVFATQVMKVKLGIPKEPWRYVILGLLMAVYMFTMFTALEFTSPVATGAVFTLMPLISAGFAWFLMRQHTKPAVLLSLVVAAIGSVWVIFRGDINAILGFDVGRGEAIYFIGVVCHAAYAPLIRLFSRGEPPIFVGFWAVAATAAWLMIPGIPALIHTDLSAFPAEVWVAILYLAVATTAVTFMLLQYASMRLPASKTLSYGYLTPSFIILLEGLIGHGWVSLTIWIGALVTALGLVISGLLPD is encoded by the coding sequence ATGTCCCAAGTCAAAACCGCCCATAATGCCCATGCCACCGGCCGCGAGAAGTGGATGGCGCATCTGGCGATGCTGTCGTTTGCGCTTCTGATTTCCGGTTCGTTCTCGCTGGGCGGCATCGCGGCGAAATATGCTCCGTCTGCGGCGATCAATGCGTTGCGCTATATCCTGTCGGTCGGCGTCATGTGGGTTTTCGCCACCCAGGTGATGAAGGTGAAGCTCGGGATTCCGAAGGAGCCCTGGCGTTATGTCATCCTGGGGCTGCTGATGGCGGTCTACATGTTCACCATGTTCACGGCGCTGGAGTTCACCTCGCCCGTGGCCACGGGGGCGGTGTTCACGCTCATGCCGCTGATTTCCGCAGGCTTTGCGTGGTTTCTCATGCGCCAGCATACAAAGCCTGCGGTGCTGCTCAGTCTGGTCGTCGCGGCTATCGGCTCGGTCTGGGTCATCTTTCGGGGTGATATCAACGCCATTCTCGGTTTCGATGTCGGGCGCGGCGAGGCAATCTATTTCATCGGCGTCGTCTGCCATGCGGCCTATGCGCCGCTGATCCGCCTGTTCAGCCGGGGCGAGCCGCCGATCTTCGTCGGCTTCTGGGCTGTGGCAGCGACAGCGGCCTGGCTGATGATCCCCGGAATTCCCGCTCTCATCCACACCGATCTCTCCGCCTTTCCGGCGGAAGTCTGGGTGGCGATCCTTTATCTCGCGGTGGCGACGACGGCCGTGACCTTCATGCTGCTACAATATGCTTCCATGCGACTGCCGGCCTCCAAGACGCTGTCCTATGGCTATCTCACGCCGTCCTTCATCATCCTTCTGGAAGGCCTGATCGGCCATGGCTGGGTGAGCCTGACGATCTGGATCGGCGCGCTGGTGACGGCGCTGGGCCTCGTCATCTCGGGTCTGCTTCCTGATTGA
- a CDS encoding Na+/melibiose symporter: MAAAPDSSRPFDRSLIALAALNFFLADARDGLGPFLDGFLATHGWNPFTLGMIATIGGVLGMVATPLFGALVDASPYKRTLIILPVIVVTAAALWTLAIPDNYSVFGGQSATAIVGAVVGPALMGLTLGLVGERRFSTQVSRNEFWNHAGNVFSLAAIFVGTSFFGMAGIVYLMIATAIATIVAVLAIDPDRIDNKVARGLAHDEGEPGPSGFSVLFERKGLLALAVVLMIFHFGNAPISRLIAQSFSIQLGTPFRTTAITTGVSQLSMIVMALAAPFLIRRFGLATVILIGLIALPIRGAIAGAFTSFGSIYPVQVLDGVGAGLIGIATAIAVERILSGTGRFNVGLAVVGTIQGIGASSSNVVAGWLTDLGGYRLAYWFHGGIALIAVIVFLLWRHEIAPHEKDVSNTPEGLQSSGAPARP, from the coding sequence ATGGCTGCCGCTCCGGACTCGTCCCGCCCGTTCGACCGCTCCCTGATCGCCCTTGCCGCCCTGAACTTTTTCCTCGCCGATGCCCGTGACGGGCTGGGGCCGTTTCTCGACGGCTTCCTGGCGACCCATGGCTGGAATCCGTTCACGCTGGGCATGATCGCCACAATCGGCGGCGTCCTGGGCATGGTGGCCACGCCGCTGTTCGGCGCGCTTGTTGATGCCTCGCCTTACAAGCGGACACTGATCATCCTGCCGGTGATCGTCGTGACCGCCGCCGCCCTCTGGACGCTCGCCATCCCCGACAACTATTCCGTCTTCGGCGGACAATCCGCGACAGCTATCGTCGGCGCGGTCGTGGGACCCGCGCTGATGGGACTGACGCTCGGTCTTGTCGGCGAAAGGCGCTTCTCCACCCAGGTTTCGCGCAACGAATTCTGGAACCACGCGGGCAACGTCTTCTCCCTCGCGGCCATTTTCGTCGGCACAAGCTTCTTCGGCATGGCCGGCATCGTCTATCTGATGATCGCAACAGCAATTGCCACGATCGTCGCCGTTCTCGCCATCGATCCAGACCGGATCGACAACAAGGTGGCGCGCGGGCTTGCCCATGACGAAGGCGAGCCGGGCCCCTCCGGCTTCAGCGTGCTTTTCGAACGCAAGGGCCTGCTGGCGCTGGCCGTCGTCCTCATGATCTTTCACTTTGGCAACGCGCCGATCAGCCGGCTGATTGCCCAGAGTTTCTCGATCCAGCTTGGCACGCCGTTCCGGACGACGGCGATCACGACTGGCGTCTCCCAGCTCTCGATGATCGTCATGGCGCTCGCGGCGCCGTTTCTCATCCGCCGCTTCGGGCTTGCCACCGTCATCCTGATCGGTCTCATCGCGCTACCGATCCGCGGTGCGATTGCGGGCGCCTTCACGTCCTTCGGCTCGATCTATCCGGTGCAGGTGCTGGATGGGGTCGGCGCCGGCCTGATCGGCATCGCCACGGCCATTGCCGTGGAGCGCATCCTCTCCGGCACCGGCCGCTTCAATGTTGGCCTCGCCGTTGTCGGTACGATCCAGGGCATCGGCGCTTCGTCGAGCAACGTCGTTGCCGGCTGGCTGACCGACCTGGGCGGCTACAGGCTCGCCTACTGGTTCCACGGTGGCATCGCCCTCATTGCGGTGATCGTGTTCCTCCTCTGGCGGCACGAAATCGCACCCCACGAGAAAGACGTCAGCAATACGCCGGAGGGCCTGCAATCGAGCGGGGCGCCGGCGAGGCCCTGA
- a CDS encoding Two-component sensor histidine kinase, contains HisKA and HATPase domains, producing the protein MDHIERRSLTGRLQLIVVQKRSPVFRWAFALALFAAAFGLRLSVDSQLPPGFPFLTYFPAVIIATLVSGLWPGIVCAVLGGLTSWYFFIAPVNAFDLTPGAVLALVFYGFIVSVDILIIHAISVTTRTLIQQRQELALLAASKEKENIQLLEQDVLQKQLSAELVHRLKNQLTLVQVIVNQTTRSTEDPAQMAATLRGRIGVLAGAHDLLVHGVEGGTSVADVVGKAISLYDGQQFEVGGPPLRIGERAAVSFSLMLHELATNAAKYGALSLPGGRVTVEWTVVGQDPARFLFTWQERGGPPVVAPQRRGAGSRLISAGIGAGCTVDMSYEEAGLVCRLAVATDQLDL; encoded by the coding sequence ATGGACCATATAGAACGTCGTTCGCTGACGGGCCGCCTGCAGCTCATCGTGGTGCAGAAGCGGTCGCCTGTTTTCCGCTGGGCATTTGCGCTGGCCTTGTTCGCTGCGGCCTTCGGGCTGCGCCTTTCGGTTGATTCACAGCTTCCCCCGGGCTTTCCCTTTCTGACGTATTTTCCTGCCGTCATCATAGCGACGCTGGTCAGCGGGCTTTGGCCGGGCATCGTCTGCGCGGTTCTTGGGGGGCTGACATCATGGTATTTCTTCATCGCGCCGGTCAATGCGTTCGACCTGACGCCCGGCGCGGTGCTGGCGCTCGTCTTCTATGGCTTCATCGTCTCGGTCGACATCCTGATCATCCATGCGATCAGCGTAACGACGCGGACACTCATCCAGCAGCGCCAGGAACTGGCGCTGCTGGCGGCCTCCAAGGAGAAGGAAAATATCCAGCTTCTGGAACAGGATGTGCTGCAGAAGCAGTTGAGCGCCGAGTTGGTGCATCGGCTGAAGAACCAGCTGACGCTTGTCCAGGTCATCGTGAACCAGACGACACGCTCGACGGAAGACCCCGCCCAGATGGCCGCGACGTTGCGAGGCCGAATCGGGGTCCTGGCCGGTGCGCATGATCTGCTCGTGCACGGCGTGGAGGGTGGCACATCCGTGGCCGACGTCGTCGGAAAAGCCATTTCGCTCTATGACGGCCAACAGTTCGAGGTAGGCGGTCCGCCCCTCAGGATTGGCGAACGGGCGGCCGTTTCGTTCAGCCTTATGCTTCATGAGCTTGCCACCAACGCGGCCAAATATGGGGCCCTGTCGTTGCCGGGCGGGCGCGTGACAGTCGAATGGACGGTTGTGGGGCAAGACCCCGCCCGGTTCCTTTTCACCTGGCAGGAGCGGGGTGGTCCGCCGGTCGTCGCGCCGCAGCGCCGGGGAGCGGGATCGCGGCTGATTTCCGCCGGCATAGGGGCCGGCTGCACGGTTGACATGAGCTACGAGGAGGCAGGCCTTGTCTGCCGGCTCGCCGTCGCGACCGACCAGCTGGACCTCTAG
- a CDS encoding arsenical pump membrane protein, whose translation MDINASSSLAIVVIAALTALGLLVRPFRWPEAVWAVLAAMVLVLSGLIAWRGALAGVAKGLDVYLFLIGMMLISDIARKEGLFDWLAAIATARAKGSPRRLFVLIYLVGVLVTVFMSNDATAVVLTPAVYAACKAAKVRDPFPYMLVCAFIANAASFVLPISNPANLVIFSGGHMPALGTWFSMFALPSIVSIAMTFAALYLTQRRAIAEDSVSTDIGSVLLSRGAKIAGLGLVVTAIALLVASALDVDLGWPTFAAGFATLALVSLFNRENPLGYMKEISWSVLPLVAGLFVVVEALGQTGMIQSLAATLNAFAASDPKATVMGAGIATGLVANIVNNLPAGLVAGSVVNAAHTSPAISAAVLIGIDLGPNLSITGSLATILWINALRREGIDVGFWRFIKIGFVVMVPALLATLASVALLAG comes from the coding sequence ATGGACATCAACGCTTCTTCTTCCCTGGCCATCGTGGTGATAGCCGCACTGACGGCGCTCGGTCTTCTCGTGCGGCCGTTTCGGTGGCCGGAGGCGGTTTGGGCCGTTCTGGCTGCGATGGTTCTCGTGCTTTCAGGGCTCATCGCCTGGCGGGGCGCGCTGGCTGGCGTTGCCAAGGGGCTTGACGTCTATCTCTTCCTCATCGGCATGATGCTGATCTCCGACATTGCCCGGAAAGAAGGCCTGTTCGACTGGCTGGCGGCTATCGCAACGGCGCGCGCCAAGGGCTCGCCGCGCCGGCTCTTCGTGCTGATCTACCTTGTCGGCGTGCTGGTGACGGTCTTCATGTCGAATGATGCGACTGCCGTCGTGCTGACGCCCGCCGTCTACGCGGCCTGCAAGGCGGCAAAGGTGCGCGATCCATTTCCCTACATGCTGGTCTGCGCCTTCATTGCGAATGCCGCGAGTTTCGTCCTGCCGATCTCCAACCCGGCCAATCTCGTGATTTTCAGCGGCGGGCATATGCCGGCACTGGGCACATGGTTCTCCATGTTCGCGCTGCCCTCCATCGTCTCCATCGCCATGACCTTTGCAGCGCTTTATCTGACGCAACGCCGCGCCATTGCGGAAGACAGCGTTTCAACCGATATCGGGAGCGTCCTGCTCAGCCGTGGCGCAAAGATTGCCGGTCTTGGTCTCGTGGTCACGGCGATTGCGCTGCTCGTGGCCTCGGCGCTCGATGTCGATCTCGGCTGGCCGACCTTCGCCGCCGGCTTTGCCACGCTGGCTCTCGTCAGCCTTTTCAACCGGGAGAACCCGCTCGGTTACATGAAGGAGATTTCGTGGAGCGTGTTGCCGCTCGTGGCGGGGCTCTTCGTCGTGGTCGAAGCGCTGGGGCAGACGGGGATGATCCAGTCGCTTGCCGCCACGCTCAACGCCTTTGCCGCGAGCGATCCCAAGGCGACCGTGATGGGGGCGGGGATTGCTACGGGGCTTGTGGCGAACATCGTCAACAATCTGCCGGCCGGTCTCGTCGCCGGCAGCGTCGTCAATGCCGCTCACACCTCGCCTGCGATTTCGGCCGCCGTGCTGATCGGCATCGATCTCGGGCCGAACCTTTCCATTACCGGCTCGCTTGCGACCATTCTCTGGATCAATGCGCTTCGCCGAGAAGGCATCGATGTCGGCTTCTGGCGCTTCATCAAGATCGGCTTTGTCGTCATGGTCCCGGCGCTTCTGGCGACGCTGGCGAGCGTCGCCCTTCTCGCCGGGTGA
- a CDS encoding pyruvate kinase: MESMISTPEKTAAAGLLVEVTCLRDDIVAKAAPLIEAATAGMDMSEADRRSIANLYHYLGLRRHDIRSLQRRLMVRGLSSLGRLESRVLPTLDSVICALADMADAAPTVEPPSESAFFAGETLLEEATDALFGPKPYGRRGRIMVTLPGDAASNPDLLVDLARRGMDVARINCAHDNPEVWRALANHARSAGAETGRTVRILMDIAGPKIRTEAVLCEHKLVAGDALRLIAEGEPYLSEGVAACAAVSIPDIVTKLSVGDRIRYDDGKLEGAVEETDGAQALIRVRRTKAGGAKIRPEKGLNLPDTALGLSPLTAKDEEDLASVVEYADMIGYSFVSEPADIDLLEKALGKRNLAGKTLGLIAKIEQPRAVHNLPELIAEAKRHRHPFGIMIARGDLAAEIGFERLAEMQEEILWLCEAASVPTIWATQVLEDLVKTGLPSRGEMTDAAMAARAECVMLNKGPAIAEGVSVLDHLIGRMEGHMFKKTPMLRALNSW; this comes from the coding sequence ATGGAAAGCATGATCTCCACACCCGAGAAGACCGCAGCCGCAGGCCTGCTGGTGGAAGTCACCTGTCTCAGGGACGATATCGTCGCCAAGGCGGCACCGCTGATCGAGGCTGCGACGGCTGGCATGGACATGTCCGAGGCCGATCGCCGGTCCATCGCGAATCTTTATCATTATCTGGGCCTGCGCCGGCACGACATCCGCTCGCTGCAGCGCCGGCTGATGGTGCGCGGCCTATCATCGCTGGGACGGCTCGAGAGCCGTGTGCTACCGACGCTCGACAGTGTCATCTGTGCGCTGGCAGACATGGCGGATGCCGCGCCGACTGTGGAACCCCCTTCCGAATCGGCCTTCTTTGCAGGGGAAACGCTGCTGGAGGAGGCAACCGACGCGCTCTTCGGCCCCAAGCCCTATGGCCGCCGTGGCCGCATCATGGTCACGCTGCCGGGCGATGCGGCCAGCAACCCCGACCTGCTGGTCGATCTCGCCCGGCGCGGTATGGATGTTGCGCGCATCAATTGCGCCCACGACAATCCGGAAGTCTGGCGCGCGCTCGCCAACCATGCCCGCAGCGCCGGCGCGGAGACCGGCCGCACGGTCCGCATCCTCATGGACATTGCCGGTCCGAAAATCCGTACCGAGGCCGTGCTCTGCGAGCACAAGCTGGTCGCGGGCGATGCGCTGCGTCTGATCGCGGAAGGCGAACCTTATCTGTCGGAAGGTGTAGCGGCCTGCGCCGCCGTGTCCATCCCGGATATCGTCACGAAACTCAGCGTCGGAGACCGCATCCGCTACGATGACGGCAAGCTCGAAGGCGCAGTCGAAGAGACGGACGGCGCGCAGGCGCTCATCCGCGTGCGCCGCACCAAGGCGGGCGGCGCGAAGATCAGGCCGGAAAAGGGTCTGAACCTGCCCGACACCGCGCTCGGCCTTTCCCCGCTGACCGCGAAGGACGAGGAGGATCTGGCAAGCGTCGTCGAATATGCCGACATGATCGGCTATTCCTTCGTCAGCGAACCGGCCGATATCGACCTGCTGGAAAAGGCGCTCGGCAAGCGCAACCTCGCCGGCAAGACGCTGGGGCTGATCGCAAAGATCGAACAGCCACGCGCAGTCCACAACTTGCCCGAACTGATCGCTGAGGCCAAGCGCCACCGCCATCCGTTCGGCATCATGATCGCGCGCGGCGATCTCGCCGCCGAGATTGGGTTTGAGCGTCTGGCGGAAATGCAGGAGGAAATTCTCTGGCTTTGCGAGGCAGCCTCGGTGCCAACCATCTGGGCGACACAGGTTCTGGAAGATCTGGTCAAGACCGGCCTACCCTCGCGCGGCGAAATGACGGATGCGGCTATGGCCGCCCGCGCCGAATGCGTGATGCTGAACAAGGGACCGGCCATTGCCGAGGGCGTCTCCGTGCTCGATCACCTGATCGGCCGCATGGAAGGCCACATGTTCAAGAAGACACCGATGCTGCGCGCGCTCAATTCGTGGTGA
- a CDS encoding pyruvate dehydrogenase E2 component (dihydrolipoamide acetyltransferase), whose translation MTLFSEVSGDPTTRPPVVLIHGFGGSAAAWDPVVALLPEELPVIAYDLPGHNRSLHTEERGGAGKMAKAILADLDAQGFTAFHLAGHSMGGAVAALIAMRAGAKVLSLTLVAPGGMGPEINAHALERFAQAATADELADVMRMMTAPGFDLPAEVLDSMAMDRERPGAIEALEEIYDAMFTEQSSPVRAQGVLPIELLETLKTKVAVIWGEADAILPSHQMDRLPEHFTKIRVPGMGHMLLDECPARIATLIVEQAG comes from the coding sequence ATGACGCTGTTTTCGGAAGTTTCCGGTGATCCAACCACAAGGCCGCCAGTTGTCCTGATTCACGGTTTTGGGGGCAGTGCTGCGGCCTGGGACCCGGTGGTGGCGCTGCTGCCTGAAGAACTTCCGGTCATCGCCTATGACCTGCCCGGTCACAACCGTTCACTGCACACGGAAGAGCGGGGTGGAGCCGGCAAGATGGCGAAGGCGATCCTCGCCGATCTCGATGCGCAAGGTTTTACGGCCTTTCACCTGGCCGGCCATTCGATGGGCGGGGCTGTGGCTGCCCTGATTGCCATGCGCGCCGGCGCGAAGGTCCTGTCGCTCACTCTCGTGGCGCCCGGTGGCATGGGACCGGAGATCAATGCGCACGCATTGGAGCGTTTCGCGCAGGCCGCGACGGCAGACGAGCTTGCGGATGTCATGCGGATGATGACGGCTCCCGGCTTCGATCTGCCGGCGGAGGTTCTTGACAGCATGGCGATGGATCGTGAGCGGCCCGGCGCGATCGAGGCGCTGGAAGAGATATACGATGCCATGTTCACAGAGCAGAGTTCGCCCGTCAGAGCGCAAGGCGTCTTGCCGATCGAGCTTCTGGAAACCTTGAAGACAAAGGTCGCGGTCATCTGGGGCGAAGCTGATGCGATCCTGCCATCGCATCAGATGGATCGCCTGCCGGAGCATTTCACGAAGATCCGGGTGCCGGGCATGGGGCATATGCTGCTCGATGAGTGCCCGGCCAGAATTGCGACCCTGATTGTCGAGCAAGCGGGTTGA
- a CDS encoding transcriptional regulator, TetR family gives MTRKTKSGGEATRVALIETGLKLFGAHGYDAVSTRQIADAAEANIGSIAYHFGGKPGLRLACAQFVAERIVSVAAPAMASPLPTDPQMAVAIMEAAIERFARFLVSSREAGTYAAFMLREIMQPGDVVDYIYDTLVSRAHKRLCGLFAVATGLDPESSQVKAAVFSMLGQVLYFRIARPIVLKRMDWEDVGPAEADELVAVFKTNLKGLVAAHRKG, from the coding sequence ATGACCAGGAAAACCAAATCAGGCGGGGAGGCCACGCGGGTCGCGCTCATCGAGACCGGGCTGAAGCTCTTCGGCGCGCATGGCTATGATGCCGTCTCGACGCGACAGATTGCGGATGCGGCGGAGGCCAATATCGGGTCCATCGCCTATCATTTCGGTGGCAAGCCGGGGCTGCGGCTCGCCTGCGCGCAATTCGTGGCGGAGCGGATCGTCAGCGTCGCCGCGCCTGCCATGGCCTCGCCGCTGCCGACAGATCCACAGATGGCTGTTGCGATCATGGAGGCTGCCATCGAACGGTTTGCCCGCTTTCTGGTCTCGTCGCGGGAGGCCGGAACCTATGCCGCCTTCATGTTGCGTGAGATCATGCAGCCGGGCGACGTGGTCGACTACATTTACGACACGCTGGTTTCGCGCGCGCACAAGCGGCTTTGCGGGCTCTTCGCTGTGGCGACGGGGCTTGATCCGGAGAGCAGCCAAGTCAAGGCGGCAGTGTTTTCGATGCTGGGGCAGGTTCTCTATTTCCGCATCGCACGGCCCATCGTGCTGAAACGCATGGATTGGGAAGATGTCGGACCGGCGGAGGCGGACGAACTCGTCGCCGTCTTCAAGACCAATCTCAAGGGGCTTGTTGCGGCCCATCGGAAGGGGTGA